One genomic window of Halorubrum hochsteinianum includes the following:
- a CDS encoding IS6 family transposase gives MPENDRLSGCLDEINLEFVEREATPKLLMKLSIQLHLSGLSLSNTVSFLEVFGVDRVRSTVHNWVHKADLQPEAGRSPNHVAVDETVIQLDDEQYWLYAAVDPQSNDLLHTKLEPTRTNVIADQFFTELRDKHDVDDAIFLVDGAVPLHRACDKHGLDFRYERHGNRNSVERVFREIKRRTTSFSNCFSNAKAGTANEWLRSFAFAWNQLI, from the coding sequence ATGCCCGAAAACGACCGCCTCAGCGGCTGTTTAGACGAGATCAACTTAGAGTTTGTGGAGCGAGAGGCAACACCGAAACTGTTGATGAAGCTCAGTATTCAGCTCCATTTGTCTGGACTGTCGCTTTCGAATACTGTTTCATTTCTTGAGGTATTCGGTGTTGATCGAGTTCGATCCACCGTTCATAACTGGGTACACAAAGCCGATCTACAGCCGGAAGCTGGTCGGAGCCCGAATCACGTTGCGGTTGACGAGACTGTGATTCAGCTCGATGATGAACAATACTGGCTGTACGCTGCTGTCGATCCTCAGTCAAACGATTTGCTACATACAAAGCTTGAGCCAACAAGAACGAACGTGATCGCAGATCAGTTCTTCACGGAACTCCGCGACAAACACGACGTAGATGACGCGATCTTTCTCGTTGATGGTGCGGTTCCACTCCACCGAGCTTGTGACAAACACGGCCTCGATTTCAGATACGAACGACATGGAAATCGAAACAGCGTCGAACGTGTTTTTCGTGAGATAAAACGCAGAACTACCAGTTTCTCAAACTGTTTTAGCAACGCCAAAGCAGGAACAGCAAACGAGTGGCTCAGATCGTTCGCCTTCGCATGGAATCAGCTTATCTGA
- a CDS encoding helix-turn-helix domain-containing protein: MPKYSTGGGGGGDDGDACELCGRETTDLRKATVAGAKLLVCSNCRPHDDAGNAPSGVDSRGGNAGGSPGGSSGGAGSGSGATESRNKELARKQAKMYDSATGDSKRWEEEGTSYESDRLPYLVSGYGDLVTEARQDAGLTVEEVAAELEVDEDDLLAVEDGRAATANVGGSVVRALEERFGIDVVDE, translated from the coding sequence ATGCCGAAGTACTCGACGGGCGGCGGCGGCGGCGGCGACGACGGCGACGCGTGCGAGCTCTGCGGCCGCGAGACCACGGACCTCAGGAAGGCGACGGTCGCCGGCGCGAAGCTGCTCGTGTGCTCGAACTGCCGGCCCCACGACGACGCCGGGAACGCCCCGAGCGGGGTCGACTCCCGCGGCGGGAACGCGGGCGGTAGCCCCGGCGGGAGCTCGGGCGGGGCCGGGTCCGGCTCCGGGGCAACCGAGAGCCGGAACAAGGAGCTCGCCCGGAAGCAGGCGAAGATGTACGACTCCGCGACGGGCGACTCGAAGCGCTGGGAGGAGGAGGGGACGAGCTACGAGTCCGACCGCCTCCCGTACCTCGTCTCCGGCTACGGCGACCTCGTCACCGAGGCGCGCCAGGACGCCGGGCTGACCGTCGAGGAGGTCGCCGCGGAACTGGAGGTCGACGAGGACGACCTCCTCGCGGTGGAGGACGGCCGCGCCGCGACCGCGAACGTCGGCGGGTCGGTCGTGCGCGCGCTCGAAGAGCGGTTCGGGATCGACGTCGTCGACGAGTGA
- a CDS encoding halocyanin domain-containing protein codes for MSRTPSPSRRRALALAAGGALGALAGCLGSLDPTGGGSDGSDDGFTDTTDVPEPEYGHWFDGGTGYAGTADRRGEDEVVIPVGDADGFRFDPAAVWVDYDTTVRWEWTGERGVHDVVTYDGPAAIESGLTDEAGHEYAVTLTEADEGITRYSCRPHQSVGEQGAIVVGPDIESYVTEYDTTPVDYGDWFAPTPNVSGTENPLRRDAVTVRVGGPGGYDPEAEAWNTAPVYAIPALRVTPGTTVRWRWVPGVGEHSVVAQDGSFESDLVAVEAADTPEDQEDEHVFERVFEEPGIHEYACERHRDDGMRGAVVVAESRH; via the coding sequence ATGTCACGAACGCCCTCCCCCTCCCGTCGCCGCGCGCTGGCGTTGGCGGCGGGCGGAGCGCTCGGCGCGCTCGCCGGCTGCCTCGGCTCGCTCGATCCGACCGGCGGCGGGAGCGACGGCTCCGATGACGGGTTCACCGACACGACCGACGTGCCGGAACCGGAGTACGGCCACTGGTTCGACGGCGGGACCGGTTACGCCGGGACGGCCGACCGCCGGGGAGAAGACGAGGTCGTCATCCCGGTCGGCGACGCCGACGGGTTCCGGTTCGATCCCGCGGCGGTGTGGGTCGACTACGACACGACGGTCCGCTGGGAGTGGACCGGTGAGAGGGGCGTCCACGACGTGGTGACGTACGACGGTCCCGCGGCGATCGAATCGGGACTCACCGACGAGGCCGGCCACGAGTACGCCGTCACCCTCACCGAGGCCGACGAGGGGATCACCCGGTACTCCTGTCGGCCGCATCAGTCGGTCGGCGAGCAGGGCGCGATCGTCGTCGGCCCGGATATCGAGTCGTACGTCACGGAGTACGACACGACCCCGGTCGACTACGGCGACTGGTTCGCTCCGACGCCGAACGTCTCGGGGACCGAGAACCCGCTCCGACGGGACGCGGTCACCGTCCGCGTCGGCGGCCCCGGCGGGTACGACCCGGAGGCCGAGGCGTGGAACACCGCGCCCGTCTACGCCATCCCCGCGCTCCGCGTGACGCCGGGCACGACCGTCAGGTGGCGCTGGGTCCCCGGCGTGGGCGAACACAGCGTCGTCGCCCAGGACGGCTCCTTCGAGAGCGACCTCGTCGCCGTCGAGGCCGCCGACACCCCGGAAGACCAGGAGGACGAACACGTCTTCGAACGCGTCTTCGAGGAGCCGGGGATCCACGAGTACGCCTGCGAACGCCATCGCGACGACGGAATGCGCGGCGCGGTCGTCGTCGCGGAGTCCCGGCACTGA
- a CDS encoding HD domain-containing protein, with protein sequence MKAIKDSVHGHVRLGDVAAELVDTPAFQRLRHIKQLSTVRLVYPSANHTRFEHSLGVYHLAGRAVEGLGVDDDTAAHVRAAAMLHDVGHGPYGHQTEGIIRRATGRDHDDVRWLLTDADREVCQVLERNGLDPERVAALIDGEGALGPLVSGELDVDRMDYLVRDAHHTGVPYGTVDTGRLVTELRLVGGDASAEPQSDADLVLDEGNVATAESLLVARSLMNAVVYRHHVSRVAGAMLERACERYLDRTDTDVEAFRRMADHDLLVELRDRVPALGERIERRDLYKRAVWAELDEVPAGTVDAGRAEERAAEREVADIVGIDRDAVVVDIPSRPALKESGSAVVVDGVPQRLEDASELVAGLRAAERRRWTLGVYCPAEHVDAVAAAARDVLGLRAASRPSA encoded by the coding sequence ATGAAGGCCATCAAGGACAGCGTCCACGGCCACGTCCGGCTCGGTGACGTCGCCGCCGAGCTGGTCGACACGCCGGCGTTCCAGCGGCTGCGACACATCAAACAGCTGTCCACGGTCCGGCTCGTCTACCCCTCCGCGAACCACACCCGGTTCGAGCACAGCCTCGGCGTCTACCACCTCGCGGGCCGCGCTGTCGAGGGGCTCGGCGTCGACGACGACACCGCCGCGCACGTCCGGGCCGCGGCGATGCTCCACGACGTCGGTCACGGTCCCTACGGCCACCAGACCGAGGGGATCATCCGCCGCGCGACCGGGCGCGACCACGACGACGTGCGGTGGCTGCTCACCGACGCGGACCGCGAGGTGTGTCAGGTCCTCGAACGCAACGGGCTCGACCCGGAGCGCGTCGCCGCCCTGATCGACGGCGAGGGCGCGCTCGGCCCGCTCGTCTCTGGCGAACTGGACGTGGACCGCATGGACTACCTCGTGCGCGACGCCCACCACACCGGCGTCCCGTACGGCACGGTCGACACCGGCCGGCTCGTCACCGAACTCCGGTTGGTTGGCGGGGACGCCTCGGCGGAGCCCCAGAGCGACGCCGACCTCGTCTTGGACGAGGGGAACGTCGCCACCGCGGAGAGCCTCCTCGTCGCGCGCTCGCTGATGAACGCCGTCGTCTACCGGCACCACGTCTCCCGCGTGGCCGGCGCGATGCTGGAGCGCGCCTGCGAGCGATATCTCGACCGGACGGACACGGACGTCGAGGCGTTCCGCCGGATGGCGGACCACGACCTCCTCGTCGAACTCCGCGACCGCGTCCCCGCGCTCGGCGAGCGAATCGAGCGACGCGACCTGTACAAGCGCGCCGTCTGGGCCGAACTCGACGAGGTCCCCGCGGGCACGGTCGACGCCGGCCGCGCCGAGGAGCGGGCGGCCGAGCGGGAGGTCGCCGACATCGTCGGGATCGACCGGGACGCGGTCGTCGTCGACATCCCCTCCCGGCCGGCGCTCAAGGAGTCCGGCTCCGCGGTCGTCGTCGACGGCGTCCCCCAGCGGCTGGAGGACGCCTCGGAGCTGGTCGCCGGCCTCCGCGCCGCCGAGCGACGCCGCTGGACGCTCGGGGTCTACTGCCCGGCCGAGCACGTCGACGCGGTGGCGGCCGCCGCGCGGGACGTGCTGGGACTGCGCGCGGCGAGCCGCCCCTCGGCCTGA
- a CDS encoding universal stress protein, translating to MYDVVVGVGLDDEPRAVAQAEAVADLPTASEQVTAHLCHVFRDNPEGASVHQLGTVRRAREVLEDAGVTCVHYEASGDPVDELIAAAADVDADAICVSGRKRSPTGKAVFGSTTQALVLNADRPVLAVPGPDRE from the coding sequence ATGTACGACGTGGTAGTCGGAGTCGGGCTCGACGACGAGCCGCGAGCGGTCGCACAGGCCGAGGCGGTCGCCGATCTCCCGACCGCGTCCGAGCAGGTGACCGCGCACCTCTGTCACGTGTTCCGAGACAACCCGGAGGGCGCGTCGGTCCACCAGCTCGGAACGGTCCGACGCGCCCGCGAGGTGTTGGAGGACGCCGGCGTGACCTGCGTCCACTACGAGGCCAGCGGCGACCCCGTGGACGAGCTCATCGCCGCGGCCGCCGACGTCGACGCCGACGCGATCTGCGTGTCGGGCCGGAAGCGCAGCCCGACCGGGAAGGCGGTGTTCGGAAGCACGACGCAGGCGCTCGTGCTGAACGCGGACCGTCCCGTGCTGGCGGTTCCCGGACCGGACCGCGAGTAG
- a CDS encoding HD domain-containing protein gives MITVKDTVHDHIEIDGVAADLVDTPAVQRLRHVKQLGTVQLVYPSANHTRFEHSLGVYHLASRALDHLGIEGKRADRIEAAAMLHDVGHGPFSHNLESLTHRRTGKYHDDVGGLLATGAVGEVLREHDLDPDRIAAIVAGEGPYAGLVSGELDVDRMDYLVRDAYHTGVPYGTIDTERFVRELTFVERGDIPDGDESDREGPQLVLDEGNVQTAESLLLARALMNPVVYTHHVARISKAMLRRAASDLLDATATTPAELRRMDDHDFLAAIRDCRETAELSRRYDERDLYKLAVWAEYDDVPDRVHEADHAAETALEREIAEEAGVARDNVILDVPPEPTMRESTARVTVNGEIRRLERQSPLVSALRTAQRNQWRLGVYAPEPATDRVGRAAGDVLGLDPDALVTEVRGATPTTLDEF, from the coding sequence ATGATCACGGTCAAGGACACCGTCCACGACCACATCGAGATCGACGGCGTCGCCGCCGACCTCGTCGACACCCCCGCCGTCCAGCGCCTCCGCCACGTGAAACAGCTCGGGACGGTCCAGCTCGTCTACCCCTCCGCGAACCACACGCGGTTCGAACACAGCCTCGGCGTCTACCACCTCGCGAGCCGCGCGCTCGACCACCTCGGGATCGAGGGGAAACGCGCCGACCGCATCGAGGCCGCGGCGATGCTCCACGACGTCGGCCACGGCCCGTTCAGCCACAACCTCGAATCGCTCACTCACCGGCGGACCGGGAAGTACCACGACGACGTCGGCGGGCTGCTCGCGACCGGCGCGGTCGGCGAGGTCCTGCGCGAGCACGACCTCGACCCGGACCGGATCGCGGCGATCGTCGCCGGCGAGGGCCCGTACGCCGGCCTCGTCTCGGGCGAACTGGACGTGGACCGCATGGATTACCTCGTGCGCGACGCCTACCACACCGGCGTCCCGTACGGCACCATCGACACCGAGCGGTTCGTCCGCGAGCTGACGTTCGTCGAGCGCGGCGACATTCCGGACGGCGACGAGTCGGACCGCGAGGGCCCCCAACTCGTCTTGGACGAGGGGAACGTCCAGACCGCGGAGAGCCTGCTCTTGGCCCGGGCGCTGATGAACCCGGTCGTCTACACCCACCACGTCGCGCGGATCTCGAAGGCGATGCTGCGCCGGGCCGCGAGCGACCTCCTCGACGCGACCGCGACGACGCCGGCCGAGCTCCGGCGGATGGACGACCACGACTTCCTCGCGGCGATCCGCGACTGCCGGGAGACCGCCGAGCTCTCGCGGCGGTACGACGAGCGCGACCTGTACAAGCTGGCGGTGTGGGCCGAGTACGACGACGTTCCCGACCGGGTCCACGAGGCGGACCACGCCGCCGAGACGGCGCTCGAACGCGAGATCGCCGAGGAGGCGGGCGTCGCGCGCGACAACGTGATTCTGGACGTGCCGCCCGAGCCGACGATGCGGGAGTCGACCGCGCGCGTCACCGTCAACGGCGAGATCCGGCGCTTGGAGCGGCAGTCGCCGCTGGTGTCGGCGCTCCGGACCGCACAGCGGAACCAGTGGCGACTCGGCGTGTACGCCCCCGAACCGGCGACCGACCGCGTCGGCCGGGCGGCCGGCGACGTCCTCGGCCTCGACCCCGACGCGCTGGTGACCGAGGTGCGCGGCGCGACGCCGACGACGCTCGACGAGTTCTGA
- a CDS encoding amidohydrolase family protein, giving the protein MYLEGIILVGPDFEPVEGRVVVADGEIVGLEERDTDSDDLILPAFVNAHTHIGDSIAKEAGEGLSLDELVAPPDGLKHRLLRAAGREEKVAAMARTLRYMEATGTGTFLEFREGGVDGVGALRDALAGEGVAFGERAVESVVFGRDDPDVLSVADGYGASGARDADFDAVRTETRDAGKLFGIHAGERDADDINPAMDLDPDFLVHMVHAEGIHLERLEDRGTPVVVCPRSNLVTNVGVPPIRELAERTTVALGTDNVMTDSPSMFREMEFAAKLSDLPAREILRMATRNGAEIAGLNRGVVREGADADLLVLDGDSDNLAGTRDLVRAIVRRAGQADVSRVVIGGETVVPRDD; this is encoded by the coding sequence ATGTATCTCGAAGGGATCATCCTGGTCGGTCCCGACTTCGAGCCGGTCGAGGGCCGGGTCGTCGTCGCGGACGGCGAGATCGTCGGGCTGGAGGAGCGCGACACCGACAGCGACGATTTGATCCTCCCGGCGTTCGTCAACGCCCACACCCACATCGGCGACTCAATCGCCAAGGAGGCGGGCGAGGGCCTCTCGCTCGACGAACTCGTCGCCCCGCCGGACGGCCTGAAACACCGCCTCCTCCGCGCGGCCGGCCGCGAGGAGAAGGTGGCCGCGATGGCCCGCACCCTGCGGTACATGGAGGCGACCGGGACCGGCACGTTCCTGGAGTTCCGCGAGGGGGGCGTCGACGGCGTCGGCGCGCTCCGCGACGCGCTCGCCGGCGAGGGGGTCGCGTTCGGCGAGCGCGCGGTCGAGTCGGTCGTCTTCGGCCGCGACGACCCGGACGTGCTCTCCGTCGCGGACGGGTACGGGGCCTCCGGAGCCCGCGACGCCGACTTCGACGCGGTCCGCACGGAGACCCGCGACGCCGGCAAGCTGTTCGGAATCCACGCCGGCGAGCGCGACGCGGACGACATCAACCCCGCGATGGATCTGGACCCGGACTTCCTCGTCCACATGGTCCACGCGGAGGGGATCCACCTCGAACGGCTCGAAGACCGGGGGACCCCCGTCGTGGTCTGCCCGCGGTCGAACCTCGTGACGAACGTCGGCGTCCCGCCGATCCGCGAGCTGGCCGAGCGGACGACCGTCGCGCTCGGGACGGACAACGTGATGACCGACTCGCCGTCGATGTTCCGCGAGATGGAGTTCGCGGCGAAGCTCTCCGATCTCCCGGCGCGGGAGATCCTGCGGATGGCGACGCGCAACGGGGCCGAGATCGCCGGCCTGAACCGCGGCGTGGTGCGGGAGGGGGCCGACGCCGATCTGCTCGTCCTCGACGGCGACTCCGACAACCTCGCCGGCACGCGCGACCTCGTCCGGGCGATCGTCAGGCGGGCCGGGCAGGCCGACGTCTCGCGGGTCGTGATCGGCGGCGAGACCGTCGTCCCCCGCGACGACTGA
- a CDS encoding thymidine kinase yields the protein MHAITRSGWIEVISGSMFSGKTEELLRRLRRSEIAGQSVAVYTPAIDDRYGEATIGSHTGRQWEATVVDNEGDGPLDILDDDPAEVVAIDEANFFSNALIEVCNALADRGSRVIVSGTDQTFRGEPFEPLPQLMATAEYVDKLQAICSVCGEPASRNQRLIEGEPAHVDDPTILVGAEESYEARCRDCHVLLTGERPEEERPFEGAEADPAND from the coding sequence ATGCACGCCATCACTCGATCCGGCTGGATCGAGGTCATCTCGGGGTCGATGTTCTCGGGCAAGACGGAGGAGCTGCTCCGCCGGCTCCGGCGCTCCGAGATCGCCGGCCAGTCGGTCGCCGTCTACACGCCCGCGATCGACGACCGCTACGGCGAGGCGACGATCGGCAGCCACACGGGCCGGCAGTGGGAGGCGACCGTCGTCGACAACGAGGGCGACGGCCCGCTCGACATCCTCGACGACGACCCCGCGGAGGTCGTCGCGATCGACGAGGCGAACTTCTTCTCGAACGCGCTCATCGAGGTCTGTAACGCCCTCGCGGACCGCGGGAGCCGGGTGATCGTCTCGGGCACCGACCAGACGTTCCGCGGCGAGCCGTTCGAGCCGCTCCCGCAGCTGATGGCCACCGCCGAGTACGTCGACAAGCTACAGGCGATCTGCTCGGTCTGCGGGGAGCCGGCCTCCCGGAACCAGCGGCTCATCGAGGGCGAGCCGGCCCACGTCGACGACCCGACGATCCTCGTCGGCGCGGAGGAGTCCTACGAGGCGCGGTGTCGCGACTGCCACGTCCTGTTGACCGGAGAGCGTCCCGAAGAAGAGCGACCGTTCGAGGGGGCCGAGGCGGACCCCGCGAACGACTGA
- a CDS encoding class I SAM-dependent methyltransferase, which translates to MTDTDWDERFASGEYSRAPDPSPVLRAYEPSFPDGRALDVAAGTGRNAVFLADRGHKVDALDASKEGLEIVRERAAERGIGDRIETIQADATTYAFPAETYDVIAMSYFHALDRFADLIESLAPDGFLFVEGHLRSEPPARSGPSGDRYRYAANELLRAGLGLSVRYYDETTTERPDGSERATARLLAQKSTGGRQSYPPRPETPERWPDDDAGSDERDP; encoded by the coding sequence GTGACCGACACCGACTGGGACGAGCGCTTCGCGTCGGGCGAGTACTCCCGCGCGCCGGACCCGTCCCCCGTGCTTCGCGCCTACGAGCCGTCGTTCCCCGACGGCCGCGCGCTCGACGTCGCCGCCGGAACCGGCCGCAACGCGGTGTTCCTCGCGGACCGCGGCCACAAGGTCGACGCGCTCGACGCCTCGAAGGAGGGACTCGAAATCGTCCGCGAGCGCGCCGCGGAACGCGGGATCGGCGACCGGATTGAGACGATTCAGGCCGACGCGACGACGTACGCGTTCCCCGCGGAGACCTACGACGTGATCGCGATGAGTTACTTCCATGCGCTCGACCGGTTCGCCGACCTGATCGAGTCGCTCGCGCCGGACGGGTTCCTCTTCGTGGAGGGGCACCTGCGGTCGGAACCGCCCGCGCGGTCGGGACCGAGCGGCGACCGGTACCGCTACGCGGCGAACGAACTGCTCCGCGCGGGGCTGGGGCTGAGCGTGCGCTACTACGACGAGACGACGACGGAGCGGCCGGACGGCTCCGAGCGCGCCACGGCCCGGCTGCTCGCGCAGAAGTCGACCGGCGGCCGGCAGTCGTACCCGCCGCGTCCGGAAACCCCGGAGCGGTGGCCGGACGACGACGCCGGCTCCGACGAGCGAGACCCGTGA
- a CDS encoding CinA family protein gives MADATDPAERLNALLADRDETLATAESLTGGLVGSRVTDAPGASAYFDRGFVTYTYDAKRELLGVSRESLDAHGAVSDPVVREMAAGARDRASADWAVATTGIAGPTGGTDEKPVGLVYFGVAHAAPWGTEESFVRTERAVIDGDRDAVKRGAAETALDALVRAIEDVADPGE, from the coding sequence ATGGCAGACGCGACGGACCCAGCGGAGCGCCTGAACGCGCTCCTCGCCGACCGCGACGAGACGCTCGCGACCGCGGAGTCGCTCACCGGCGGGCTCGTCGGGTCGCGGGTGACGGACGCGCCGGGCGCGAGCGCATACTTCGACCGCGGGTTCGTGACGTACACCTACGACGCGAAGCGCGAACTGCTCGGCGTCTCCCGCGAGTCGCTCGACGCCCACGGCGCGGTCAGCGACCCGGTCGTCCGCGAGATGGCGGCCGGCGCGCGCGACCGGGCGAGCGCGGACTGGGCCGTCGCGACGACCGGGATCGCCGGGCCGACGGGCGGGACCGACGAGAAGCCCGTCGGCCTCGTTTACTTCGGCGTCGCGCACGCCGCGCCGTGGGGCACCGAGGAGTCGTTCGTCCGGACCGAACGGGCCGTGATCGACGGCGACCGGGACGCGGTGAAGCGCGGCGCGGCCGAGACCGCGCTCGACGCCCTCGTCCGAGCGATCGAGGACGTCGCCGACCCGGGGGAGTGA
- a CDS encoding universal stress protein produces the protein MIERVLVAMDGSDLAERALRYALEAHGDAEITVLHVVGGASPMMGEATGIALSDDEDGGMREAAEPVFERAREIAAEYDATVETMVAAGRPARTIVDRAEEFDTVVLGTHSSSLADRLLVGNVAKTVFQKSPVPVTVVR, from the coding sequence ATGATCGAACGCGTCTTGGTGGCGATGGACGGCTCGGATCTCGCCGAGCGGGCGCTCCGGTACGCGCTGGAGGCGCACGGAGACGCGGAAATAACCGTGCTACACGTCGTCGGGGGTGCCTCGCCGATGATGGGGGAAGCGACCGGGATCGCCCTGTCCGACGACGAGGACGGCGGGATGCGCGAGGCCGCCGAGCCCGTCTTCGAGCGGGCCCGCGAGATAGCCGCCGAGTACGACGCGACGGTCGAGACGATGGTCGCCGCCGGTCGGCCCGCTCGGACCATCGTCGACCGGGCCGAGGAGTTCGACACGGTCGTCTTGGGCACGCACAGCAGTTCGCTCGCGGACCGCCTGCTCGTCGGTAACGTCGCGAAGACGGTGTTCCAGAAGTCGCCCGTCCCGGTCACGGTCGTGCGGTGA
- a CDS encoding GNAT family N-acetyltransferase has translation MAETGPRVEEATADDVDAVTDMWVALATGQREYGATLRAEANRATVREWVAQSVVTGDLLVARDPEAAADSEDGTDLVGFVGFSLERGDYERDATRGTVSNLFVVPERRGEGVGTALLDEAERALREQGADRVALEALADNDRARSFYAARGYDPHRVELTKPLGDEGEGGDDASRSGDDLTDESD, from the coding sequence ATGGCCGAGACCGGCCCCCGCGTCGAAGAGGCGACCGCCGACGACGTCGACGCCGTCACCGACATGTGGGTGGCGCTCGCGACGGGCCAGCGGGAGTACGGGGCCACGCTCCGCGCCGAGGCGAACCGGGCGACGGTCCGCGAGTGGGTCGCGCAGTCGGTCGTCACGGGCGACCTGCTCGTCGCCCGCGACCCGGAGGCAGCGGCGGACTCCGAGGACGGGACCGACCTCGTCGGCTTCGTCGGCTTCTCGCTCGAACGCGGCGACTACGAGCGCGACGCCACTCGCGGCACCGTCAGCAACCTCTTCGTCGTGCCGGAGCGGCGCGGTGAGGGGGTCGGGACGGCGCTGCTCGACGAGGCCGAGCGCGCGCTCCGCGAGCAGGGGGCCGACCGCGTGGCGCTGGAGGCGCTCGCCGACAACGACCGCGCCCGGTCGTTCTACGCGGCGCGGGGCTACGACCCCCACCGCGTCGAACTGACGAAGCCGCTGGGCGACGAAGGCGAAGGCGGTGACGACGCGAGTCGGAGCGGAGACGACCTCACCGACGAAAGCGACTGA
- a CDS encoding CBS domain-containing protein produces the protein MRTDTTVRDVMHREFLGVSESDSLSDAAALLVEEETNCVVVMRGGEAVGRLEARDALDALLDATGGDAEADSEEGIGDHTVGDAMGPPLPTMSPDDSLTAVEERLVADGVDRVVAVDEGEAVGVVTDGDVLAAGAPRSGADGFGDGAATGDPRREGTVVSAAATADSDAERGTGATIDPESADRVAAASPDAAGDGGNASRPAGTPSGSSTQGVCENCGALVPDLVTANGQAVCPNCREV, from the coding sequence ATGCGAACAGACACCACGGTCCGCGACGTGATGCACCGCGAGTTCCTCGGCGTCAGCGAGTCGGACTCGCTCTCGGACGCGGCCGCGCTGCTGGTCGAGGAGGAGACGAACTGCGTGGTCGTCATGCGGGGCGGCGAAGCGGTCGGGCGGCTGGAGGCCCGCGACGCGCTCGACGCGCTGCTGGACGCGACCGGAGGCGACGCGGAAGCCGACTCTGAGGAGGGTATCGGCGACCACACCGTCGGCGACGCGATGGGACCGCCGCTGCCGACGATGTCCCCGGACGACTCCCTGACGGCGGTCGAGGAGCGCCTCGTCGCGGACGGGGTCGACCGGGTCGTCGCCGTCGACGAGGGGGAGGCGGTCGGCGTCGTGACGGACGGCGACGTGCTCGCCGCGGGCGCGCCGCGGTCGGGGGCCGACGGGTTCGGCGACGGAGCGGCGACCGGCGACCCGCGACGCGAGGGGACGGTGGTCTCGGCGGCCGCGACGGCGGACTCCGACGCGGAGCGCGGGACCGGAGCGACGATCGACCCGGAGTCGGCGGACCGAGTGGCGGCCGCCTCGCCGGACGCGGCCGGCGACGGCGGGAACGCCTCGCGGCCCGCGGGGACGCCGAGCGGGTCGTCGACGCAGGGCGTCTGCGAGAACTGCGGCGCGCTGGTGCCCGACCTCGTCACCGCCAACGGGCAGGCGGTCTGCCCGAACTGCCGCGAGGTCTGA
- the udk gene encoding uridine kinase, giving the protein MAIPSFVIGIAGGTGAGKTTVSRLVTRDLGDSVTRIPLDNYYEDLSHLDFEEREEVNYDHPSAFEWELLRDHLEALLEGQSVEMPQYDFEIHNRKDERITVEPTDVIVLEGILALYDEEINDMMDLRLFVETDADVRILRRIRRDVIDRGRDLEGVIDQYLSTVKPMHEQFIEPSKKHADVIIPEGANSVAVNLLEEKLRAEVEGDAVRSWERGSLEQELGEKRSLDVDGDD; this is encoded by the coding sequence ATGGCCATTCCCTCGTTCGTGATCGGGATCGCGGGCGGGACGGGCGCTGGGAAGACGACGGTCTCCCGGCTCGTCACCCGCGATCTCGGCGACAGCGTCACCCGGATCCCGCTCGACAACTACTACGAGGACCTCTCGCACCTTGACTTCGAGGAGCGCGAGGAGGTCAACTACGACCACCCCTCGGCGTTCGAGTGGGAGCTGCTCCGAGATCATCTGGAGGCGCTGCTGGAGGGCCAGTCCGTCGAGATGCCCCAGTACGACTTCGAGATCCACAACCGGAAAGACGAGCGCATCACCGTCGAGCCGACCGACGTCATCGTGCTGGAGGGAATCCTCGCGCTGTACGACGAGGAGATAAACGACATGATGGACCTCCGGCTGTTCGTCGAGACGGACGCCGACGTGCGCATCCTGCGGCGGATCCGGCGCGACGTGATCGACCGCGGCCGCGACCTAGAGGGCGTCATCGACCAGTACCTCTCGACGGTGAAGCCGATGCACGAGCAGTTCATCGAGCCGTCGAAGAAACACGCCGACGTGATCATCCCGGAGGGCGCGAACAGCGTCGCGGTGAACCTCCTCGAAGAGAAGCTCCGCGCCGAGGTCGAGGGCGACGCGGTCCGCAGCTGGGAGCGCGGGAGCCTCGAACAGGAGCTCGGCGAGAAGCGCTCGCTCGACGTCGATGGGGACGATTAG